The following proteins come from a genomic window of Rhodohalobacter sp. 614A:
- a CDS encoding efflux RND transporter permease subunit, with translation MKIIDISIRRKVTIAMFTVGVLLFGMVSLSRLNVNLLPELSYPTLTIRTEFEGAAPVEVENLITKPVEEAVGVVKGVQQVRSISRAGQSDVVLEFAWGTDMNIANLDVMAKLDAVQLPLDSEKPVTLRFDPTLDPILRYALFYNDEEIDESEDDAPVNYASYEDLSSPDAIASLKTLRILADEQLKKNLESSLGVASVKISGGLEEEIQVNIDQQRLSYLNIPIETITQILGAENVNLSGGRLEDGPQQYLVRTLNEFQNVDQIRNVVVASDSGNVIYLKDVAEVIQSYKEREAITRLNGSEAVEIAIYKEGDANTVAVAEAVNERMDEIRVALPSNMKLEKVYDQSIFIASAVNEVKNAGIIGGILAVLVLYFFLRNFWTTVIISVSIPVSIIATFNLMYGNDISLNIMSLGGIALGIGMLVDNSIVVLENIARHREQGQGIVESAREGASEVGMAVIASTLTTIAVFFPLVFVQGIAGQLFRDQALTVTFSLLASLIVAITLIPMLSSLGGDKKKIEPLELKEPKTKFGRGLRAVRMFLFYTIPTAITKAIRFIFGWIAKITKAIFSPFVKAFDKGYQFTERRYTGLLNWSLNHKALVLVSAILIFAGSLALVPRIGIELIPQLSQGEFSVEFKLPPGTPIEKTDQALRSVQNTTKDYEGVHTTFAVAGTGNRMDANPDEGGENWGELNVTLASGASSSEEQQTMERMRSSLQNVPGLQYKFARPELFSFKTPVEIEISGFDLDNLKRASDAVTRRLSANGRFADVKSTMETGSPEVQIMFDRDRAAALGLQVHEVADRIVSNVRGDVATRYSWRDRKIDVLVRAQESDRASIEEIQRLVVNPGSERPIPLSAIADVQIANGPGEIRRVSQQRVAIVSANLNYGDLGEAAEDVQEILSEVTMPTGVYAQIGGQNEEMSDSFQSLLFALSLAVFLVYLVMASQFESLLHPFIILFTIPLALVGAILALYLTGTTISVVVFIGLILLAGIVVNNAIVLIDLINQMRQKGADKIEAIMEGGRSRLRPILMTTLTTTLGLLPLAIGFGDGAELRAPMGITVIGGLLVSTLLTLVVIPVMYSIMDRKTYSTETETA, from the coding sequence AAGGAGTTCAGCAGGTGCGCTCGATTTCAAGAGCAGGCCAATCGGATGTGGTTTTGGAATTTGCCTGGGGAACGGACATGAACATTGCCAACCTCGATGTGATGGCCAAACTTGATGCCGTTCAGCTTCCCCTCGATTCAGAAAAACCGGTCACACTTCGCTTCGACCCAACTCTCGATCCCATTCTCCGATATGCACTCTTTTATAATGATGAAGAGATTGACGAGTCTGAAGATGATGCGCCTGTTAATTATGCAAGTTATGAAGATCTCTCCAGTCCCGATGCCATTGCCAGTCTGAAGACACTTCGGATTTTAGCGGATGAACAGCTCAAAAAGAATCTTGAATCTTCCCTTGGCGTCGCTTCTGTAAAAATCAGCGGTGGATTGGAAGAAGAGATACAGGTAAACATCGATCAGCAGCGCCTTTCCTATCTCAACATTCCGATTGAAACCATTACTCAAATCCTTGGGGCAGAAAACGTGAATCTCTCGGGTGGTCGTCTTGAAGACGGCCCGCAGCAATACCTGGTTCGAACACTTAATGAGTTTCAGAATGTAGACCAGATCCGAAATGTAGTTGTAGCCAGTGATTCAGGAAATGTGATTTACCTGAAAGATGTGGCCGAAGTAATTCAGTCCTACAAAGAAAGAGAAGCCATCACCCGCCTGAATGGTTCTGAGGCTGTGGAAATCGCTATTTACAAGGAAGGCGATGCAAATACCGTTGCCGTTGCCGAAGCGGTTAATGAACGAATGGATGAAATCCGGGTCGCTCTCCCATCAAACATGAAGCTTGAAAAAGTTTATGATCAGTCCATATTCATTGCCTCCGCAGTCAACGAAGTAAAAAATGCAGGGATTATCGGCGGTATTTTGGCGGTTCTGGTTCTCTATTTCTTTCTTCGGAATTTCTGGACCACGGTTATTATCTCTGTATCCATTCCAGTCTCTATCATCGCCACGTTTAATTTGATGTACGGGAATGATATTTCCCTCAACATCATGTCGCTCGGTGGAATTGCGCTTGGAATCGGTATGCTTGTTGATAATTCCATTGTGGTTCTTGAAAACATCGCGCGTCATCGGGAACAGGGCCAAGGAATTGTAGAATCGGCCCGCGAAGGTGCCAGTGAAGTTGGAATGGCTGTAATTGCATCCACCCTGACCACAATCGCTGTTTTCTTCCCGCTCGTATTTGTGCAGGGCATCGCCGGTCAACTTTTCCGCGATCAGGCACTTACGGTTACATTTTCATTATTGGCGTCCCTGATTGTGGCCATCACATTGATTCCCATGCTTTCATCACTGGGTGGTGATAAGAAAAAAATTGAACCGCTTGAGCTGAAAGAACCAAAAACCAAATTTGGCCGCGGACTCCGTGCCGTACGAATGTTCCTTTTTTATACGATTCCAACGGCTATCACAAAAGCCATTCGGTTTATTTTCGGCTGGATTGCAAAAATCACAAAAGCCATATTCTCTCCTTTTGTAAAAGCGTTTGATAAAGGATACCAGTTCACCGAGAGAAGATACACAGGTCTTTTGAATTGGTCTCTTAACCACAAAGCGTTGGTTCTTGTATCCGCCATTTTGATTTTTGCCGGATCGCTTGCTTTGGTTCCGCGAATCGGAATTGAACTCATTCCACAACTTTCTCAAGGTGAATTTTCAGTTGAGTTTAAACTTCCTCCCGGAACGCCCATCGAAAAAACAGACCAGGCACTTCGGTCTGTTCAAAACACAACTAAAGATTATGAAGGCGTGCATACAACTTTTGCCGTTGCCGGAACCGGAAACCGAATGGACGCCAATCCTGATGAAGGCGGTGAAAACTGGGGCGAATTGAACGTAACCCTTGCATCCGGAGCATCTTCATCTGAAGAACAGCAGACGATGGAAAGAATGCGTTCATCTCTTCAAAACGTACCGGGACTTCAATACAAATTTGCCCGGCCGGAACTGTTCAGCTTTAAAACACCGGTTGAAATTGAAATCAGTGGATTTGACCTGGATAACCTGAAAAGAGCCAGCGATGCCGTTACCCGGCGCCTCTCCGCCAACGGCCGTTTTGCGGATGTGAAGAGCACAATGGAAACAGGCAGTCCGGAAGTTCAGATTATGTTTGATCGGGATCGTGCCGCCGCGCTTGGTTTGCAGGTTCATGAAGTGGCCGATCGGATCGTGAGTAATGTCCGCGGAGATGTGGCAACCCGCTATTCGTGGAGAGATCGAAAGATTGATGTTTTGGTTCGTGCGCAGGAATCAGACCGGGCTTCCATCGAGGAAATTCAACGGCTGGTTGTGAATCCCGGAAGCGAACGACCAATTCCTCTGAGTGCCATTGCCGACGTACAAATTGCGAATGGCCCGGGTGAAATTCGCCGGGTTTCCCAACAGCGAGTGGCTATTGTTTCAGCGAATCTGAACTATGGCGATTTGGGAGAAGCAGCCGAAGACGTACAGGAAATTCTTTCAGAAGTAACGATGCCAACGGGTGTGTATGCACAAATTGGCGGCCAAAATGAGGAAATGTCAGACTCGTTTCAATCACTGCTGTTTGCACTTTCTTTGGCTGTGTTTTTGGTCTACTTAGTCATGGCTTCTCAGTTCGAATCACTCCTTCATCCGTTCATCATTCTGTTTACGATTCCACTTGCTTTGGTCGGAGCCATTTTAGCTCTTTACCTCACCGGAACGACGATCAGCGTTGTGGTATTTATCGGGTTGATTTTGCTGGCCGGAATTGTGGTAAACAACGCCATTGTTTTGATTGACCTGATCAACCAGATGAGACAAAAAGGAGCCGATAAAATTGAAGCCATTATGGAAGGTGGCAGGTCCCGCCTCCGCCCCATTTTGATGACAACACTGACAACCACACTTGGATTGCTTCCACTTGCCATCGGATTTGGCGATGGGGCTGAACTTCGGGCTCCAATGGGAATTACCGTCATCGGCGGACTGCTTGTATCCACTCTGCTCACTCTTGTTGTAATACCCGTGATGTATTCGATTATGGATCGAAAAACCTACTCAACCGAAACAGAAACGGCCTGA